A genome region from Nocardia sp. NBC_01730 includes the following:
- a CDS encoding dihydrofolate reductase family protein, giving the protein MGSVTLWMQMSLDGFAEGPDQEVHWPVVDEELCESLMDELSSADLFLYGRKTYEIMASFWPTADVDPAISEFYVDFARCWKETPKLVFSRSLPTAGWNTKIVREDLVEEIAALRARPGCDMVLFGGAETASAFMKHDLIDEYRLFVHPILLGGGIPLFPTPAVVSGLQLVDVMTFDSAVVQMHYQQMASVSSG; this is encoded by the coding sequence ATGGGAAGCGTGACCCTGTGGATGCAGATGTCGCTGGATGGCTTCGCGGAGGGGCCGGATCAGGAAGTCCACTGGCCAGTGGTGGACGAGGAACTGTGCGAGTCGTTGATGGACGAACTCAGCTCGGCCGACCTGTTCCTCTACGGCCGGAAGACGTACGAGATCATGGCATCGTTCTGGCCGACCGCCGACGTAGATCCGGCGATATCGGAGTTCTATGTCGACTTCGCGCGGTGTTGGAAGGAAACGCCCAAACTCGTCTTTTCACGCAGCCTGCCTACCGCCGGCTGGAACACGAAAATCGTCCGGGAGGATCTGGTCGAGGAAATCGCCGCGCTGCGCGCGCGGCCTGGTTGCGACATGGTCCTGTTCGGCGGTGCGGAGACGGCGTCGGCGTTCATGAAGCACGATCTGATCGATGAGTACCGGCTGTTCGTCCACCCCATCCTGCTGGGTGGCGGTATCCCGTTGTTCCCGACCCCCGCGGTGGTGTCTGGGTTGCAGCTCGTCGATGTGATGACGTTCGACAGCGCCGTCGTCCAGATGCATTACCAGCAGATGGCCTCGGTGTCTTCGGGCTAG
- a CDS encoding ATP-binding protein produces the protein MSLVQARGGVLPASTSEFIGRETELDRLGALLDGDARLVTLVGPGGIGKTRLAAEGLRRGARARRRPIYWARLAELEPDSTATAQDVMQSAVRTDLESRPTRGALVRTFSSGNRSADRAVLVLDNCEHLLGAVAAMIADLREAAPGLTILATSREPIGWVDEYILAVPPLSPPQSLALFRQQAQLIGRAIPDAREQVAVAARICRRVDHNPLFIRLAAARLRHQPPVMVLRELTGDADDKRLHWTHGARAGAEERHRGVYDVVAWSFALCSAQEQLLLERLSVFAAGYETHDESLRGGIELDAAIAVCADDALPEGEIEHLLERLIEQSLVSAHLTAQTVSWYLVESVRVFARDRLRHRDRGESDRLAARHRRYFRDRVVATQAMWLGPQDGAWLEWARSAWNDIVLGIESGLADPAEAVVALETATVLLSMKVPFVKSGAGALTRLTERALEATKGSGLGPAGLGELATALLGWIALWQGRPDHIPQLLAGCVALPGPQDACTGPRSTDVDFGLPAPVEWMWGLELMLVRGDPRAITVLTRARRKFTELGDRIGAERSDVFVAFCSALVGDRQEALDNTARFLERSVSSGSTLSTAWAEIARAVALAKHGSAAEALAMTNGVLTRHRGERDTWTASWAVGAHIVALAQVLLEDLASGGDPATASASATEIAYLVGSFKTRQRSMGIAIDQVPLIAAEIRSAAEVSRALLGDRTYAAAERRTRLRPELDELWWTATDSASTPRRPVRPSDTRPTSQRPTSRWSELSKAERDVAVFAAAGWPNSAIASRRHSSIRTVDAQVAAIRQKLMISSRADIVGHIPDELVDRVRYESERGPRRAGKGTRSR, from the coding sequence ATGTCTCTGGTTCAGGCACGTGGCGGCGTGCTGCCTGCATCCACCAGTGAATTCATCGGCCGGGAAACGGAATTGGACCGGTTGGGCGCGTTGCTGGACGGTGACGCGCGCCTGGTCACTTTGGTCGGCCCCGGTGGGATCGGCAAGACGCGATTGGCGGCGGAGGGGCTACGCCGCGGCGCACGTGCCAGGCGCAGGCCGATCTACTGGGCTCGGCTGGCCGAGTTGGAGCCCGACAGCACGGCCACCGCGCAGGATGTGATGCAGTCGGCGGTGCGCACGGATCTCGAGTCCCGGCCGACCCGTGGCGCGCTGGTACGCACGTTCAGCAGCGGTAACCGTTCCGCCGACCGCGCTGTGCTGGTGCTGGACAACTGCGAGCATCTGCTCGGCGCCGTCGCCGCGATGATCGCCGATCTGCGCGAGGCCGCGCCGGGGCTGACCATCCTGGCCACCAGCCGGGAGCCGATCGGCTGGGTCGACGAGTACATCCTGGCCGTGCCCCCGCTGTCCCCGCCCCAATCCCTCGCTTTGTTCCGCCAACAGGCCCAACTCATCGGGCGGGCGATCCCCGACGCCCGCGAGCAGGTTGCCGTCGCCGCGCGGATCTGCCGCCGGGTCGATCACAACCCGCTGTTCATCCGGCTGGCGGCGGCGCGCCTACGGCATCAGCCGCCGGTCATGGTGTTGCGTGAGCTGACCGGCGACGCCGATGACAAGCGTCTGCACTGGACGCACGGGGCACGCGCGGGCGCCGAGGAGCGCCACCGTGGCGTGTACGACGTCGTCGCCTGGTCCTTCGCACTGTGCAGCGCGCAAGAGCAGCTGCTGCTCGAGCGGCTCTCGGTCTTCGCGGCGGGCTACGAGACCCACGACGAGTCTCTGCGCGGCGGCATCGAGCTCGACGCCGCGATCGCGGTGTGTGCGGACGATGCCCTGCCCGAGGGGGAGATCGAACACCTACTGGAACGGCTGATCGAACAATCGCTGGTGTCGGCGCATCTCACCGCGCAAACGGTCAGTTGGTACCTGGTGGAAAGCGTCCGTGTCTTCGCCCGAGACCGGCTACGCCACCGCGACCGCGGCGAGTCCGACCGTCTCGCCGCCCGGCATCGTCGGTACTTCCGGGACAGGGTTGTCGCCACACAGGCCATGTGGCTCGGCCCGCAGGACGGGGCGTGGCTGGAGTGGGCGCGGTCGGCATGGAACGACATCGTGCTCGGCATCGAATCCGGCCTCGCCGATCCCGCGGAGGCCGTCGTCGCGCTGGAGACTGCCACCGTCCTGCTGTCGATGAAAGTTCCGTTCGTGAAATCCGGTGCCGGCGCGCTCACCCGGCTGACCGAACGCGCGCTGGAGGCCACCAAGGGGTCCGGGCTCGGTCCCGCCGGCCTTGGTGAGCTGGCGACCGCCCTGCTGGGCTGGATCGCGCTCTGGCAGGGGCGGCCCGATCACATCCCGCAGCTGCTCGCGGGCTGTGTCGCTCTCCCGGGGCCGCAGGATGCGTGCACCGGTCCGCGCTCCACCGACGTCGATTTCGGGCTGCCCGCTCCGGTTGAATGGATGTGGGGACTCGAGCTGATGCTGGTGCGCGGCGATCCGCGCGCGATCACGGTGCTCACCCGCGCTCGGCGCAAGTTCACCGAGCTCGGCGACCGCATAGGCGCCGAGCGCAGCGACGTGTTCGTGGCGTTCTGCTCCGCCCTCGTGGGCGACCGGCAGGAGGCGCTGGACAATACCGCGCGGTTCCTGGAGCGCTCGGTATCGTCGGGCTCGACGCTGTCGACGGCGTGGGCCGAGATCGCGCGCGCGGTGGCGCTGGCCAAGCACGGGTCCGCGGCCGAGGCGCTGGCGATGACCAACGGCGTGCTCACCCGCCACCGAGGTGAGCGGGACACCTGGACGGCGAGCTGGGCGGTCGGCGCGCACATCGTCGCCCTCGCCCAGGTCCTCCTCGAAGACCTGGCCTCCGGCGGCGATCCCGCCACCGCGAGTGCGTCGGCCACTGAAATTGCCTATCTGGTAGGGAGTTTCAAGACGCGTCAGCGTTCGATGGGGATCGCGATCGACCAGGTTCCGCTGATCGCCGCCGAAATCCGCAGCGCTGCCGAGGTTTCTCGCGCGTTGCTGGGTGACCGGACGTACGCGGCGGCTGAGCGGCGGACCCGACTGCGGCCGGAGCTGGACGAGTTGTGGTGGACAGCGACCGATTCGGCGTCCACCCCCCGGCGACCAGTCCGGCCCTCCGATACCCGCCCGACATCGCAGCGGCCCACGTCCCGCTGGAGCGAGTTGTCCAAGGCCGAACGTGACGTCGCCGTCTTCGCGGCCGCGGGCTGGCCCAACAGTGCGATCGCGTCCCGGCGGCACAGCTCCATCCGGACGGTCGACGCTCAGGTCGCCGCCATCCGGCAGAAGCTGATGATCTCCTCCCGCGCCGATATCGTGGGCCACATTCCCGACGAGCTCGTCGATCGCGTCCGGTACGAATCTGAACGAGGACCCCGCCGTGCCGGCAAGGGAACGCGCAGTCGATAG
- a CDS encoding ATP-binding protein: MSELNRGGGDGPAAPSEFVGRHAELRQVDVLLGSPNARLITLVGPGGIGKTTLAAEAVRRYRDAARHTVYWTRLARLAPGAETGAVAEEVVQSVAKGGIAGRSAWDALVDTFSGGDAGETHRTILVLDNCEHVLDGVAPLIVGLLEVVPELTVVATSREPVGWIDEHLVAVPPLSSDHALALFRRRAQLTGRPIPEEPGQLAIAARICGHVDNNPLFIRLAAARLLHRPPAIVLRELSGDTDDRRMQWSHGARGGVGERHRSVRDVIAWSYGLCTDREQLLLDRMSVFATGFDTDSDETPSGGADSDAIAAVCADPALPEQDIDRLLERLVERSLLSVHITAVTVRYYLLESVRVFVRDRLSVRGDDLDEVRLLARHRRYYRDRVAAGPATWYGPREQGWLDWARAAWDNILIAIETSLADPEEAVVGLETATTLMALRVPFITGSNRAITGLTEQALEATRFVDPPPTRLRINATALVGWIAIWQGRHVYTAQLLDECAAECLSDPDLRRRWRESTAVDIGLPAAVEFTWGLELLLVHLDLRAVDVLARARRKFAAAGDRAGEQRSELFEALTCANLGDADLALNVARGHLDRAVASDAGWAISWAELAWMIAVSRHGDPHEAVKLGQSTLERVLTTGDTWTAGWVAHFITMALTYILSARIAAGDAGRAALTAAATRIAHLQGGIATLHRSMGIVADRVTLVARGTAHAIEVATSVIGAETYTAAAGRGARLRPEHDELQRFLLGRLAIDQVPRPRPQVRATASRWHELTPAEREVAVLAAAGWANSAIAARRGSSIRTVDAQVAAVRRKLMAATRADITWHVPDHLEERLRLESEQRAMRTQLRP; this comes from the coding sequence ATGTCGGAACTGAACCGCGGCGGTGGTGACGGCCCCGCCGCGCCCAGTGAGTTCGTGGGCAGGCACGCCGAGCTGCGGCAGGTCGACGTGCTGCTGGGGTCGCCGAATGCCCGGCTGATCACCCTGGTCGGACCGGGTGGCATCGGCAAGACGACGCTGGCGGCCGAGGCTGTGCGCCGGTACCGGGACGCGGCGCGGCACACGGTCTACTGGACACGGCTTGCCCGCCTGGCGCCCGGCGCGGAGACCGGAGCGGTTGCCGAGGAGGTGGTGCAGTCGGTCGCGAAGGGCGGCATCGCGGGCCGGTCCGCCTGGGACGCCCTCGTGGACACTTTCAGCGGTGGTGACGCGGGCGAAACCCACCGGACGATCCTGGTGCTGGACAACTGTGAGCACGTGCTCGACGGGGTGGCGCCGCTGATCGTGGGCCTGCTGGAAGTGGTGCCCGAACTGACCGTTGTCGCGACCAGCAGGGAACCGGTCGGCTGGATCGACGAGCACCTGGTGGCCGTGCCGCCGCTGTCAAGCGATCACGCCCTCGCGCTGTTCCGGCGGCGCGCCCAACTCACCGGACGGCCTATTCCGGAGGAGCCGGGACAACTTGCCATCGCCGCGCGGATCTGCGGGCATGTGGACAACAACCCGCTGTTCATCCGGCTGGCGGCAGCCCGCCTGCTGCACCGGCCGCCCGCGATCGTGCTGCGCGAACTGTCCGGCGATACCGACGACCGGCGTATGCAGTGGTCCCACGGCGCCAGGGGTGGAGTCGGAGAACGCCACCGCAGCGTCCGCGACGTGATCGCCTGGTCCTACGGTCTGTGTACCGACCGCGAACAGCTGCTGCTGGACCGGATGTCGGTGTTCGCTACCGGATTCGACACCGACAGCGACGAAACCCCTTCCGGCGGAGCGGACTCCGATGCCATCGCGGCGGTGTGCGCGGACCCGGCGTTGCCGGAGCAGGACATCGATCGTTTGTTGGAGCGTCTGGTCGAACGGTCGCTGCTCTCCGTGCACATCACGGCGGTCACGGTCCGGTACTACCTGCTCGAGAGCGTCCGGGTGTTCGTGCGAGACCGGCTGTCGGTCCGCGGCGACGACCTGGACGAGGTGCGCCTGTTGGCCCGGCACCGGCGCTACTACCGGGACCGGGTCGCCGCGGGCCCTGCCACCTGGTACGGCCCACGAGAACAGGGCTGGCTCGACTGGGCGCGCGCGGCGTGGGACAACATCCTGATTGCCATCGAGACCAGTCTCGCCGACCCCGAGGAGGCCGTCGTCGGCCTGGAGACCGCTACGACGCTGATGGCGCTGCGTGTCCCGTTCATTACCGGATCCAACCGTGCCATCACCGGTCTCACCGAACAGGCCCTCGAAGCCACCCGGTTCGTCGACCCGCCGCCGACCCGGCTGCGGATCAACGCGACAGCGCTGGTCGGATGGATCGCCATCTGGCAGGGCAGACACGTATACACTGCGCAGCTGCTGGACGAATGCGCCGCGGAGTGCCTGTCCGACCCGGATCTGCGCCGCCGCTGGCGCGAGAGCACCGCCGTCGACATCGGCTTGCCCGCCGCGGTCGAGTTCACCTGGGGCCTCGAGCTGTTGCTCGTCCACCTCGACCTGCGGGCGGTCGACGTCTTGGCGAGGGCACGAAGGAAGTTCGCCGCCGCCGGCGATCGGGCGGGAGAGCAGCGCAGCGAGTTGTTCGAGGCGCTCACCTGCGCGAACCTCGGTGACGCCGACTTGGCGCTCAATGTCGCGCGCGGTCACTTGGACCGGGCTGTCGCCTCCGACGCGGGTTGGGCGATCTCCTGGGCGGAGCTTGCCTGGATGATCGCGGTGTCCAGACACGGTGACCCACACGAGGCGGTGAAGCTCGGACAGTCGACTCTGGAGCGGGTGCTGACGACCGGGGACACCTGGACAGCGGGCTGGGTTGCCCACTTCATCACGATGGCGCTGACCTATATTCTGTCCGCCCGGATCGCCGCCGGCGACGCCGGCCGGGCCGCATTGACCGCCGCAGCCACCCGAATCGCCCATCTCCAGGGTGGAATCGCCACGCTGCACCGTTCGATGGGCATCGTCGCGGACCGGGTGACACTGGTAGCGCGCGGTACTGCCCATGCCATCGAGGTCGCGACCTCGGTCATCGGCGCGGAGACCTATACGGCCGCGGCCGGTCGCGGTGCCCGCTTGCGGCCGGAACATGATGAGCTGCAACGGTTTCTACTCGGCAGGCTCGCCATCGACCAGGTGCCGCGCCCGCGCCCGCAGGTCAGGGCGACCGCCTCGCGCTGGCACGAGTTGACGCCCGCGGAACGCGAGGTCGCGGTGCTCGCCGCCGCGGGCTGGGCAAACAGCGCCATCGCCGCGCGCAGGGGTAGTTCGATTCGGACGGTCGACGCCCAGGTCGCAGCCGTCCGCAGGAAGTTGATGGCGGCCACCAGGGCCGACATCACCTGGCATGTACCGGATCACCTCGAGGAGCGGCTACGGCTCGAATCCGAGCAGCGGGCGATGCGAACGCAGCTGCGCCCGTAA
- a CDS encoding TetR/AcrR family transcriptional regulator: MEGGQDPQLRSLRRTDEITDKRLLRGAKTRATVLRQAVDIASMDGLAGLSFGRLATDTGLSKAGIQTLFRTKEALQLAAVDYARDRFVEAVVEPARPAAHGVARLRALVGHWMVYAETPLFAGGCFRVATMAEYDSKPGPVRDALFRDQREWVGLLERELRFAVSAGEIAALDTDLVAFQIDAVLCATNTALRIADVEAADRARRSIDGFLRPS; the protein is encoded by the coding sequence ATGGAAGGCGGCCAGGACCCCCAACTCCGCTCCTTGCGGCGCACCGACGAGATCACCGACAAGCGCCTACTGCGTGGCGCGAAGACGCGAGCGACGGTACTGCGACAGGCGGTCGACATCGCCTCGATGGACGGATTGGCCGGCCTGAGCTTCGGCAGGCTCGCCACCGATACCGGGCTCAGCAAGGCGGGGATCCAGACCCTTTTCCGCACCAAGGAGGCGCTGCAGCTGGCCGCCGTCGACTACGCACGCGACCGGTTCGTCGAGGCAGTCGTCGAACCGGCGCGGCCCGCGGCGCACGGCGTCGCCCGGCTGCGGGCGCTGGTCGGGCACTGGATGGTCTACGCCGAGACGCCGTTGTTCGCGGGCGGATGCTTCCGGGTCGCGACCATGGCCGAGTACGACAGCAAGCCGGGCCCGGTCCGCGACGCCCTGTTTCGCGACCAGCGAGAATGGGTCGGCCTGCTGGAACGCGAACTGCGCTTCGCAGTGTCGGCCGGTGAGATCGCCGCGCTGGACACGGATCTGGTCGCGTTCCAGATCGACGCCGTGCTCTGCGCGACCAACACCGCCCTGCGGATCGCCGACGTCGAGGCCGCCGATCGCGCCCGCCGCAGCATCGATGGATTTCTGCGACCGTCGTGA
- a CDS encoding polynucleotide kinase-phosphatase, with protein MTELSVPQLSLVVLVGSTGSGKSTFARKHFRPTAIVSSDSCRGVVSDDENDQAATPEAFALLHHIAGIRLRRGLRTVVDATNVQVRSRKELIALARTHDVLPVAIVLDVPDTVCLERNARRADRADLGAHVVARQQRELRGSLRGLEREGFRKVYVLRGVEEIDAATLVDEKAWNDKRDHAGPFDVIGDVHGCRSELETLLGELGYVLERDDRDRAVGARHPGGRTAVFVGDLVDRGPDTPGVLRLVMGMVAAGTALCVTGNHENKLVRALDGKKVRIAHGLAESLAQLEAEGADFRKAAHEFCRGLVSHYVLDEGKLVVAHAGLKEEYHGRASGRVRSFAMYGESTGETDEYGLPVRYPWADDYRGRATVLYGHTPVLDLQWVNNTLCLDTGVVFGGRLSALRYPEREPVSVAAKQVWYEPVRPLQAVTGVTPDGVVRRDPGVLDLDDVLGRRVIETRYHGRVGVREENASAALEVMSRFALDPRRLVYLPPTMAPCATSQLAGFLEHPAEAFAYYRTEGVRRLVCEEKHMGSRAIVLVARSVTAARDRFGIDDGGTGALYTRTGRPFFDDPAQTESLLAGVRAAAGAAGLFEELRSEWLLLDAELMPWSAKAVGLLRNQYAAVGAAARSALGAATEVLGAVAARGLDVADLAARTSARAGDAAAFTAAYGRYCWPVEGMAGLRLAPFQILAAEGANLAVRDHDWHLDRIDRLVAADPALLAPTRHVHVDLDDPDSEAAAVSWWTELTAAGGEGMVVKPLASLVRTRTGDAAHDGRLVQPGVKCRGVEYLRIIYGPEYLRPANIDRLRTRGLGRKRSLALREYGLGLEALDRLTAGEPLWRIHEAVFAVLALESEPVDPRL; from the coding sequence ATGACAGAGCTTTCGGTACCCCAGCTGTCGCTGGTGGTGCTCGTGGGTAGCACCGGATCGGGCAAGTCGACATTCGCGCGCAAGCATTTCCGGCCGACCGCCATCGTGTCGTCGGATAGCTGCCGCGGGGTCGTCAGCGACGACGAGAACGATCAGGCGGCGACTCCGGAGGCGTTCGCGCTGCTACACCACATCGCGGGCATCCGGCTGCGGCGCGGCCTGCGTACAGTCGTCGACGCCACCAACGTGCAGGTGCGGTCGCGCAAGGAGTTGATCGCGCTGGCCCGTACGCACGACGTGCTCCCGGTCGCGATCGTGCTGGACGTGCCGGATACGGTGTGCCTGGAGCGCAATGCGCGCCGCGCCGACCGGGCCGACCTCGGCGCGCACGTTGTCGCCAGGCAGCAGCGCGAACTGCGCGGCAGCCTGCGTGGACTGGAGCGCGAAGGGTTCCGCAAGGTGTACGTGCTGCGCGGCGTCGAGGAGATCGACGCCGCGACGTTGGTCGACGAGAAGGCGTGGAACGACAAGCGCGACCACGCCGGCCCCTTCGACGTGATCGGCGACGTGCACGGTTGCCGTAGCGAATTGGAGACGCTGCTCGGCGAACTCGGATACGTCTTGGAGCGGGACGACCGGGACCGAGCCGTCGGCGCGCGACACCCGGGCGGGCGCACTGCGGTGTTCGTCGGCGACTTGGTCGACCGCGGACCGGACACCCCCGGTGTGCTGCGCCTCGTGATGGGTATGGTGGCCGCGGGTACGGCTCTGTGCGTCACTGGAAATCACGAGAACAAGCTGGTGCGTGCGCTGGACGGCAAGAAGGTCCGTATCGCGCACGGCCTCGCCGAGTCCCTTGCCCAACTGGAGGCCGAGGGCGCGGACTTCCGTAAGGCGGCGCACGAGTTCTGCCGGGGGCTGGTCAGCCACTACGTGCTGGATGAAGGCAAGCTCGTCGTCGCGCACGCGGGGCTGAAGGAGGAGTATCACGGCCGTGCGTCGGGCCGGGTCAGGTCCTTCGCGATGTACGGCGAATCCACCGGGGAAACCGACGAATACGGTCTTCCGGTGCGCTACCCATGGGCCGACGACTATCGCGGCCGCGCCACCGTGCTGTATGGGCACACGCCGGTGCTCGACCTGCAGTGGGTGAACAACACTCTCTGCCTGGACACCGGCGTCGTATTCGGCGGTCGGCTGTCGGCGCTGCGCTATCCGGAGCGCGAGCCGGTATCCGTTGCCGCGAAACAGGTCTGGTATGAGCCGGTGCGCCCACTGCAGGCCGTCACCGGTGTGACGCCGGATGGCGTGGTGCGCCGCGACCCCGGCGTGCTCGACCTCGACGACGTGCTCGGCCGTCGCGTCATCGAGACCCGCTACCACGGCAGGGTCGGCGTGCGCGAGGAGAACGCGAGCGCCGCGCTCGAGGTGATGAGCCGCTTCGCCCTCGACCCCCGGCGGCTGGTCTACCTGCCACCGACCATGGCACCGTGCGCGACCTCGCAGCTGGCGGGCTTCCTGGAGCACCCCGCCGAGGCGTTCGCTTACTACCGCACCGAAGGGGTGCGGCGACTTGTGTGCGAGGAGAAGCACATGGGCTCGCGGGCCATCGTCCTCGTGGCGCGTTCGGTGACCGCGGCACGCGACCGTTTCGGCATCGACGACGGCGGCACCGGAGCGCTCTACACCCGCACCGGACGCCCGTTCTTCGACGATCCCGCGCAGACCGAGTCGCTGCTGGCCGGCGTCCGCGCGGCCGCCGGCGCCGCCGGCCTGTTCGAGGAACTGCGCAGCGAATGGCTGCTGCTGGACGCCGAGCTGATGCCATGGTCGGCCAAGGCAGTCGGCCTGCTCCGCAACCAGTACGCCGCGGTGGGCGCCGCGGCCAGGTCCGCGCTCGGCGCCGCCACCGAGGTGCTCGGTGCTGTCGCGGCGCGTGGGCTGGATGTCGCCGACCTCGCGGCGCGCACGTCAGCGCGTGCGGGCGACGCGGCGGCGTTCACCGCCGCCTACGGTCGCTACTGCTGGCCGGTCGAGGGCATGGCCGGGTTGCGGCTGGCGCCGTTCCAGATCCTCGCCGCCGAGGGCGCGAATCTCGCGGTCCGCGATCACGATTGGCATCTCGACCGGATCGACCGGCTGGTCGCGGCCGATCCCGCACTGTTGGCGCCAACCCGACACGTGCATGTCGATCTCGACGATCCGGACAGCGAGGCCGCCGCGGTCTCGTGGTGGACCGAGCTGACAGCGGCAGGCGGTGAGGGAATGGTGGTGAAACCGTTGGCTTCGCTGGTCCGCACCCGGACCGGCGATGCGGCCCACGACGGCCGCCTGGTTCAACCCGGCGTGAAATGCCGTGGCGTGGAATATCTGCGGATCATCTATGGCCCGGAGTACCTGCGGCCCGCCAACATCGATCGCCTGCGCACCCGTGGCCTGGGACGCAAACGCTCACTGGCGCTGCGGGAATACGGCTTGGGTCTGGAGGCGCTGGACCGGCTCACCGCGGGCGAACCGCTGTGGCGGATCCACGAGGCAGTGTTCGCGGTCCTCGCGCTGGAATCCGAGCCGGTCGACCCGCGGCTGTGA
- a CDS encoding 3' terminal RNA ribose 2'-O-methyltransferase Hen1: MLLTITCTPRDGAGWPATDLGFLLHKNPCRVQAFEQSYGTAHVVYPEATDAKCTAALLLEVDPIRLVRGRARSTPDFSLGQYVNDRPYAASSLLSVAIGAVFRTALHGRCDLRPELARTPLPLRVALPSVPCRGGAAVAERLFAPLGWTVTATPLPLDPAFPDWGDSHLLRIELDGTVRLSDALSHLYVLLPVLDGAKHYLVADEEVDKLIRAGGGWLGGHPERGWITRRYLARRQSLVRTALARLAEVDDVEPEQLDAVDETDDAEPSHDSADVVRSADAVTRTVVGGALDAAGTTATAVPGAAPEGECLNAAEASDRESDGTAGATSGSASDDSETSTRTPALAVVRRAAVLAALHEAGVRRVLDLGCGEGALLRDLLADTAFSEIVGVDVSMRALHIAERRLRVDHLPEQVSRRLTLRQGALTYTDARLRGYDAAVLMEVIEHVDPPRLGALEHAVFTAAVPTTVVVTTPNAEINERFEGLTARQFRHADHRFEWTRAEFADWSGGVAARHGYTVRYVPIGVADPELGPPTQMAVFTKRETRDGS; encoded by the coding sequence ATGCTCCTCACGATCACCTGTACGCCGCGGGACGGCGCCGGGTGGCCTGCGACCGACCTCGGGTTCCTGCTGCACAAGAACCCCTGCCGCGTGCAGGCGTTCGAACAGTCCTACGGCACAGCGCATGTCGTGTACCCGGAGGCCACCGACGCCAAGTGCACGGCGGCGCTGCTGCTCGAGGTGGACCCGATTCGGTTGGTACGCGGACGTGCGCGCAGCACGCCGGATTTCAGCCTCGGCCAGTACGTCAACGATCGGCCGTACGCGGCGTCCTCGTTGCTGTCCGTGGCGATCGGGGCGGTATTCCGCACCGCACTGCACGGCCGCTGCGATCTGCGGCCCGAGCTGGCGCGTACGCCGCTGCCACTGCGCGTCGCGTTGCCGTCGGTGCCGTGTCGCGGTGGTGCGGCCGTGGCCGAGCGGCTGTTCGCACCGCTCGGCTGGACGGTGACGGCGACCCCCCTCCCACTCGACCCGGCCTTTCCGGACTGGGGCGACTCCCATCTGCTCCGCATCGAACTCGACGGCACCGTGCGGCTCTCCGACGCCCTGTCCCACCTCTATGTGCTGCTTCCGGTGCTCGACGGAGCCAAGCACTACTTGGTGGCGGACGAGGAGGTGGACAAGCTGATCAGGGCCGGTGGCGGATGGCTCGGCGGGCACCCGGAGCGCGGCTGGATCACGCGGCGGTATCTGGCGCGGCGGCAGTCACTGGTGCGAACAGCGCTGGCGCGGCTCGCCGAGGTGGACGATGTCGAACCCGAGCAGTTGGACGCGGTCGACGAGACCGATGACGCGGAGCCGTCGCACGATTCGGCCGACGTAGTGCGCTCCGCCGACGCGGTGACGCGCACAGTCGTCGGCGGCGCTCTCGACGCAGCAGGCACGACAGCTACCGCGGTGCCGGGTGCCGCGCCCGAGGGCGAATGTCTCAACGCGGCAGAGGCGTCGGACAGGGAATCCGACGGAACAGCCGGTGCCACCTCCGGCTCGGCTTCGGACGATTCCGAAACCAGCACGCGTACACCGGCACTCGCGGTGGTCCGCCGCGCGGCAGTGCTCGCCGCCCTGCACGAGGCAGGCGTACGACGCGTGCTCGATCTCGGGTGTGGTGAGGGCGCACTGTTGCGGGACCTACTGGCGGACACGGCATTCAGTGAGATCGTCGGCGTCGACGTGTCGATGCGGGCATTGCATATCGCCGAGCGCCGGTTGCGCGTCGACCACCTGCCGGAGCAGGTGTCGCGTCGCCTCACGCTGCGGCAAGGCGCTCTGACGTATACCGACGCCCGGCTGCGCGGCTACGACGCCGCTGTGCTGATGGAGGTGATCGAGCATGTCGACCCGCCGCGACTCGGCGCGCTCGAACACGCGGTGTTCACCGCCGCGGTACCAACCACGGTGGTGGTCACGACGCCGAACGCCGAGATCAATGAACGGTTCGAGGGATTGACGGCCCGACAGTTCCGCCACGCCGATCACCGATTCGAATGGACCCGTGCGGAATTCGCCGACTGGAGCGGCGGCGTAGCGGCGCGGCACGGGTACACGGTGCGGTATGTGCCGATCGGCGTGGCGGACCCCGAACTCGGGCCGCCGACGCAGATGGCGGTGTTCACCAAGCGCGAAACCAGGGACGGGTCATGA